One part of the Flavobacterium johnsoniae UW101 genome encodes these proteins:
- a CDS encoding NAD(P)/FAD-dependent oxidoreductase, whose protein sequence is MNIVIIGGGFAGINLAKELVNHPDIQVTLVDKNNYNFFPPLIYQVATAFLEPSSISYPYRKFFAGKKNLQFRLGELLSVVPAENKIILNNGELSYDHLVFATGAETSYFGMENVMKNAIPMKTLNDAIEMRNTLLKNLEKAAICKDMRKRRKLLTIVVAGGGPTGVEVSGMFAEMRKSILLKEYPELDTSASNVYLVDGGDALLAPMSKESQKDTLDALTKLGVVVKLNTKVVDYVDDTVFFESGETIKTKNLIWAAGVSAKIFEGIPQESYGRGRRMATDQYNKVNGLENVYAIGDTAILAGDKNFPNGHPQVAQVAIQQGLNLAKNFKAMTKNKPLNPFTYKDKGSMAIIGKAKAVVDLPSPKWHFKGFFAWIIWLFIHLISLITYRNRLNTFWNWMVAYFARDQSLRMIIRPDKRSQEK, encoded by the coding sequence ATGAACATAGTCATAATAGGAGGTGGTTTTGCGGGAATAAATCTCGCAAAAGAGCTCGTTAACCATCCAGACATACAAGTAACCCTTGTAGACAAAAACAATTATAACTTTTTTCCGCCGTTAATATATCAAGTTGCGACAGCTTTTTTAGAGCCGTCAAGCATTAGTTATCCATATAGAAAATTTTTTGCTGGTAAAAAAAATCTTCAGTTTCGTTTAGGCGAACTTCTTTCTGTAGTTCCAGCTGAAAATAAGATCATTTTAAATAATGGTGAATTATCATACGATCACCTTGTTTTTGCAACAGGAGCAGAAACGAGTTATTTTGGTATGGAGAATGTAATGAAAAACGCCATTCCGATGAAAACTCTTAATGATGCCATCGAAATGCGAAATACACTGCTTAAAAATCTTGAAAAAGCGGCCATTTGCAAAGACATGCGCAAACGCCGTAAATTATTAACGATTGTTGTTGCCGGAGGAGGACCAACAGGAGTTGAAGTTTCTGGAATGTTTGCCGAAATGCGAAAAAGCATTCTTTTAAAAGAATATCCAGAACTGGATACATCTGCAAGTAATGTGTATTTAGTAGATGGAGGCGATGCACTTCTGGCTCCAATGAGCAAAGAATCTCAAAAAGATACATTAGACGCCCTGACAAAATTAGGAGTTGTTGTAAAACTAAACACTAAAGTTGTTGATTACGTTGACGATACCGTATTTTTTGAAAGCGGAGAAACCATCAAAACTAAAAACTTAATCTGGGCTGCAGGAGTTTCTGCCAAAATTTTTGAAGGAATTCCGCAGGAAAGTTACGGTCGCGGCCGACGCATGGCTACAGACCAATACAATAAGGTAAACGGACTTGAAAATGTTTATGCAATTGGTGATACTGCAATTTTAGCCGGCGATAAAAATTTCCCTAACGGACATCCGCAAGTTGCGCAGGTTGCTATTCAGCAAGGATTAAATCTAGCGAAAAACTTTAAGGCAATGACAAAAAACAAACCGTTGAATCCTTTTACTTATAAAGACAAAGGTTCAATGGCAATTATTGGAAAAGCAAAAGCTGTAGTAGATTTACCAAGTCCAAAATGGCATTTTAAAGGATTTTTTGCCTGGATTATCTGGTTGTTCATCCACTTGATTTCTTTAATTACCTATAGAAACAGATTAAACACATTTTGGAACTGGATGGTTGCTTACTTTGCAAGAGACCAATCTCTTAGAATGATTATCAGACCAGATAAAAGATCTCAGGAGAAATAA
- a CDS encoding helix-turn-helix domain-containing protein, producing the protein MTEKKIHQGRNIKRFREMLGIKQEALAFELGEDWSQKKISILEQKELIETDILAQVAKILKVPVQAIENFDEEQAINIISNNASFDNCQQPAFFNNQPTFNPIDKMVELYERMLLQQKEMIDKLEKLIQNK; encoded by the coding sequence ATGACAGAGAAGAAAATACATCAAGGCAGAAATATAAAACGTTTCCGTGAAATGCTGGGCATTAAACAAGAAGCCCTTGCCTTTGAATTGGGTGAAGACTGGAGTCAAAAGAAAATCTCTATTTTGGAGCAAAAAGAATTGATTGAAACTGATATTTTAGCTCAGGTTGCTAAAATTCTTAAAGTTCCTGTTCAAGCTATCGAAAATTTTGATGAAGAACAAGCAATAAATATTATATCAAATAATGCTTCTTTTGATAATTGTCAACAACCTGCTTTTTTTAACAATCAACCTACATTCAACCCTATTGATAAAATGGTAGAGCTTTATGAGCGTATGTTATTGCAGCAAAAGGAAATGATTGATAAATTGGAAAAGCTGATTCAGAACAAGTAA
- a CDS encoding multidrug effflux MFS transporter, giving the protein MTTKKYLKLILILGSLTALGPFSIDMYLPGFSGIAKDLNTSVAKVSMSLSSYFIGISAGQLLYGPLLDRFGRKKPLFLGLMVYILASLGCSYVTDIDTFIFLRFIQAIGSCAATVASVAMVRDLFPVKDIPKVFSLLMLVLGLSPMLAPTIGGYVTEDYGWHTVFSILMFMGIAILIAAQIGLPNSYKPDTSISLKPKPIISNFLKVLKEPQFYTYAFTGAIAFSGLFTYVAASPIIFMDIYHVDAKTYGWIFAFMSVSFIGSSQLNSVLLKRFSSEQMIFGALILQSVVSIIFLILSLNNLLGLYETIAILFIFLGCLGISNPNTAGLTMAPFAKNAGSASALMGAIQLGLGSLASFAVGIFVKDSVAPMVLIMTVTTIIAFIVLNIGKRFIKNKVEIAADDDTILAH; this is encoded by the coding sequence ATGACAACAAAAAAATACCTCAAACTCATTCTCATTTTAGGTTCTTTAACCGCTCTTGGTCCTTTTTCAATCGATATGTACTTACCTGGATTCTCTGGTATTGCAAAAGATTTGAATACTTCGGTAGCCAAAGTTTCGATGAGTTTATCTAGTTATTTCATTGGAATTTCAGCTGGACAGCTGCTTTACGGCCCATTATTAGACCGTTTTGGACGCAAAAAACCATTGTTTCTTGGTTTAATGGTTTATATTTTAGCTTCTTTGGGCTGTTCGTATGTAACTGATATCGATACATTTATTTTCTTGCGTTTTATTCAGGCTATCGGAAGCTGTGCCGCAACAGTTGCTTCTGTAGCAATGGTTCGTGATTTATTTCCTGTAAAAGATATTCCAAAAGTATTTTCATTGTTAATGCTTGTTTTAGGGCTTTCGCCGATGCTGGCGCCTACAATTGGCGGTTATGTTACCGAAGATTATGGCTGGCATACTGTATTTTCTATACTTATGTTTATGGGAATTGCTATTTTGATTGCTGCTCAAATTGGTTTGCCAAATAGTTACAAACCAGACACTTCAATATCATTAAAACCAAAACCAATTATTTCGAACTTTTTAAAAGTTCTTAAAGAACCACAATTTTATACATATGCATTTACCGGAGCAATCGCATTTTCGGGATTATTTACGTATGTAGCGGCCTCTCCTATCATTTTTATGGATATTTATCATGTTGATGCTAAAACTTATGGATGGATTTTTGCCTTTATGTCTGTAAGTTTTATTGGTTCAAGTCAGTTAAATTCTGTTTTATTAAAGAGATTTTCAAGTGAACAGATGATTTTTGGAGCATTAATCCTGCAGTCTGTCGTTAGTATTATTTTCCTAATACTTTCTTTAAACAATTTATTGGGCTTATATGAAACTATAGCAATCCTGTTTATTTTTCTGGGTTGTTTAGGAATTTCAAACCCTAATACTGCTGGGCTTACAATGGCTCCTTTTGCAAAAAATGCAGGAAGTGCTTCGGCTTTAATGGGCGCAATTCAGTTAGGATTAGGATCTTTGGCCTCATTTGCTGTTGGAATTTTTGTAAAGGATTCTGTAGCGCCTATGGTTCTTATTATGACTGTAACTACAATTATTGCCTTTATAGTTTTAAATATCGGAAAAAGATTTATCAAAAATAAAGTAGAAATAGCTGCTGATGATGACACTATACTTGCTCATTAA
- a CDS encoding type II toxin-antitoxin system RelE/ParE family toxin → MEVIWTEKAEKTYTKNYEYLVENWSLAIAEKFDEEVLKTIDIISKNPHLGSYNRDFDFSSILVVKQITLFYTIVDGKVFLLLFHDNRQKQVKDLF, encoded by the coding sequence ATGGAAGTTATTTGGACAGAAAAAGCAGAAAAGACTTATACTAAAAATTACGAATATTTAGTAGAAAATTGGTCTTTAGCAATTGCTGAAAAGTTCGATGAAGAAGTATTGAAAACAATAGATATAATATCAAAAAATCCCCATTTAGGTAGCTATAATAGGGATTTTGATTTTAGTAGTATTTTAGTTGTAAAGCAAATAACTTTATTTTATACTATTGTTGACGGTAAAGTATTTCTTTTGCTTTTTCATGATAACCGACAAAAACAGGTTAAAGATTTATTTTAA